A genomic region of Acidobacteriota bacterium contains the following coding sequences:
- a CDS encoding AAA family ATPase, which translates to MHPEPASNLGGYQSLRAILERAAYTFSPRAKARHVEPCKGILLVGLPGCGKDLCKRVASSITNRALLDLDFGSIMGEGGGVIGSSAMSIKRALSIAGTIKGILGISEFEKAVSGMKSSNKTDGGETARTISYLLNWMQDNKDVLVFATANDVRELESEQFRIGRFSYIHFVDLPEIEDRKEIFRVHLKKRALDADHFDLDKLVDKSKDFSGAEIEGAVQDGVLEAFIDGDRQAETRDIIKAAENITPTAQMMSEKIEEIRKWARNNIKGVGSRIENNSIAGNRTDRIYEL; encoded by the coding sequence GTGCATCCAGAACCGGCAAGCAACTTAGGCGGCTACCAATCGCTTCGAGCCATCCTTGAACGCGCGGCATACACATTCAGTCCGAGAGCAAAAGCACGCCACGTCGAACCTTGCAAGGGAATTCTCCTCGTTGGATTGCCGGGGTGCGGAAAGGATCTCTGTAAACGGGTTGCGTCAAGCATCACGAATCGGGCTCTGCTTGATCTGGACTTTGGTTCGATTATGGGTGAGGGCGGAGGTGTCATTGGCTCATCCGCGATGTCGATAAAGCGGGCGTTATCTATCGCTGGCACGATCAAAGGCATTCTTGGTATCAGTGAGTTCGAAAAGGCGGTCTCAGGAATGAAGTCGTCCAACAAGACGGACGGCGGTGAGACAGCACGAACTATCTCCTATCTTCTCAACTGGATGCAGGACAACAAGGACGTTCTCGTATTCGCGACCGCGAACGACGTACGCGAACTCGAATCCGAACAGTTCAGGATCGGTAGGTTCTCATATATACACTTCGTCGATCTTCCGGAGATTGAGGACCGTAAGGAAATATTCCGGGTTCACCTTAAGAAAAGAGCACTCGATGCCGACCACTTTGATCTCGATAAGCTGGTAGATAAGAGCAAGGACTTCTCCGGGGCGGAGATCGAAGGTGCAGTACAAGACGGGGTCCTTGAAGCGTTCATCGACGGTGACCGGCAGGCCGAAACCCGCGACATTATTAAAGCCGCCGAGAACATCACGCCTACAGCCCAGATGATGAGCGAGAAGATCGAGGAGATCCGAAAATGGGCTCGAAATAATATCAAGGGCGTAGGCTCTCGAATCGAGAATAATAGCATTGCCGGAAACCGCACCGATCGAATCTATGAACTCTAA
- a CDS encoding DUF305 domain-containing protein: MKILLLTATLGLAAVGLVACGQAGTNSSSMNHNSMMKNSNSSMNMNGMDHNSMPMNSNMSMDHSAMKSSPNAASQPYDLQFIDTMTAHHKGAVDMAKMVEGKTQNPDIKKFAAQIIADQEKEISQMKDWREKWFAGKPAAMNVDMPGMMDSMKMDMAKLTNSKDKEFDLAFIDMMTPHHVGAVTMAKEALQKSEKAEIKTLAGQIIKAQDAEIKMMSAWKAKWSK, translated from the coding sequence ATGAAAATACTATTGTTAACGGCCACATTGGGGCTGGCAGCCGTAGGCTTGGTCGCGTGCGGTCAGGCGGGCACTAACTCGAGTTCCATGAATCACAATTCGATGATGAAGAATTCAAATTCATCAATGAACATGAACGGCATGGATCACAATTCGATGCCGATGAACTCGAACATGTCGATGGACCATTCGGCAATGAAAAGTTCGCCGAACGCCGCGAGTCAGCCGTACGATCTGCAGTTTATCGATACGATGACGGCCCATCACAAGGGAGCTGTGGACATGGCGAAGATGGTCGAAGGGAAAACACAAAATCCCGACATCAAGAAGTTTGCCGCACAGATCATCGCAGATCAAGAAAAAGAGATCAGCCAAATGAAAGACTGGCGCGAGAAGTGGTTCGCTGGCAAGCCGGCGGCCATGAACGTGGATATGCCGGGAATGATGGATTCCATGAAGATGGATATGGCAAAGCTTACAAATTCGAAAGACAAAGAATTTGACCTTGCGTTTATCGACATGATGACTCCTCATCACGTTGGGGCCGTTACGATGGCTAAAGAAGCGTTGCAGAAGAGCGAAAAAGCCGAAATCAAAACGCTCGCTGGTCAAATTATTAAGGCTCAGGATGCCGAGATAAAAATGATGAGCGCGTGGAAGGCAAAGTGGAGTAAATAG
- a CDS encoding cupredoxin domain-containing protein, with amino-acid sequence MQHTFPNGGDYKFYADFTPPNAKQVVERIDVKVSGTERAKVALVADTKLEKSVDGVKVTMKPSAKIEAGQELTLDFAVFDAKTGKPTTDLQNYLGELAHFVIISEDLVDFVHAHPMAKGEKMDGMKMDGDKKEKDHNADGHSHGADSKKANQPSAYEVSAHTAFPRPGLYKLWAQFQRGGKVISVPFVVNVPAGSAKQVEAANVPAGATKITVSSKGYEPSSIPVVKGQPVKLAFYRADSENCGGEVVFTKQKIRKKLPVGQTVLVEFTPTEVGEIAFVCGMDMLSGKVIVTEN; translated from the coding sequence GTGCAGCACACGTTTCCGAACGGCGGCGATTATAAGTTCTACGCCGACTTCACGCCGCCTAATGCGAAGCAAGTGGTCGAACGCATTGATGTGAAGGTCTCGGGAACTGAAAGGGCGAAAGTCGCTCTCGTTGCGGACACGAAGCTTGAAAAATCTGTCGATGGCGTGAAAGTGACGATGAAGCCGAGTGCGAAGATCGAGGCGGGCCAGGAACTGACGCTTGATTTCGCCGTCTTTGATGCAAAAACCGGAAAGCCCACGACCGATCTGCAAAATTACCTGGGCGAATTGGCGCACTTCGTCATTATCAGCGAAGACCTCGTTGACTTTGTCCATGCACACCCGATGGCAAAGGGCGAAAAGATGGACGGGATGAAGATGGACGGCGATAAGAAGGAAAAAGATCACAACGCCGACGGCCATTCGCACGGGGCAGATTCGAAAAAGGCTAACCAGCCAAGTGCTTACGAAGTTTCGGCCCACACGGCTTTCCCACGGCCCGGGCTTTACAAGCTTTGGGCGCAGTTTCAACGCGGCGGGAAGGTCATCAGCGTTCCGTTTGTCGTAAATGTTCCGGCAGGTTCTGCAAAACAGGTGGAGGCCGCGAATGTTCCTGCTGGAGCAACGAAAATCACCGTTTCATCGAAAGGCTACGAGCCGTCTTCGATTCCGGTTGTTAAAGGCCAGCCGGTGAAACTGGCGTTTTATCGAGCTGACTCGGAAAACTGCGGAGGCGAAGTCGTCTTTACAAAGCAAAAGATCCGAAAGAAACTGCCGGTTGGCCAAACGGTCCTGGTCGAATTCACGCCAACCGAGGTCGGCGAGATCGCCTTTGTCTGCGGAATGGACATGCTCAGCGGCAAAGTCATCGTGACCGAAAACTAG
- a CDS encoding DUF2997 domain-containing protein, producing MPEVEFKIDTESGTCETEIKGYQGTACEKAARQLKEILGDPSIETKKQEYFVTPSVKQTNKLG from the coding sequence ATGCCCGAAGTTGAATTCAAGATCGATACCGAAAGCGGAACGTGCGAAACCGAGATAAAAGGGTATCAAGGGACTGCGTGCGAGAAGGCCGCGAGACAGCTGAAGGAGATTTTAGGTGACCCCTCTATTGAAACTAAAAAGCAGGAATATTTTGTCACGCCCAGTGTCAAACAGACCAATAAACTAGGATGA
- a CDS encoding cupredoxin domain-containing protein: MTKFKIFLTLVAVIVIAGGAFGVMTAAVEAHTRTVKVKVDKNGFSPSSIDIEAGHKLNLVFNRANDKNCGSKVVFTKLGISKTLPVGKDVVVSITPTESGQISFACGMGMYKGSIVVSEG; the protein is encoded by the coding sequence ATGACCAAATTCAAAATATTTCTGACATTAGTAGCAGTGATAGTTATAGCTGGAGGAGCCTTCGGCGTAATGACCGCCGCTGTTGAGGCCCACACGCGAACCGTGAAGGTAAAGGTGGATAAGAACGGTTTTTCGCCTTCGTCGATCGACATCGAAGCGGGTCATAAGCTCAACCTCGTGTTTAACCGAGCGAACGACAAGAACTGCGGCAGCAAAGTCGTATTTACAAAGCTTGGGATTAGCAAAACTCTGCCAGTGGGCAAGGACGTTGTCGTCAGCATAACGCCTACCGAATCGGGACAGATATCATTTGCCTGCGGAATGGGGATGTATAAGGGAAGCATCGTCGTTAGCGAGGGGTGA
- a CDS encoding TolC family protein: MERLLAADAELVRVTEARLNEGDVAPLDLNLVKVESDRPKIQRIEARNELETALLRIRTLIGSDVSDPLRLEPQSDRPPRLDLGLSELTQKALSDRSDLQAARIGERLGTARLNLARAQAAPDITPSVRFSRTKAFTDLPASAGGGIINSRDNELTFGVSIDLPVSNRNQGGIASAVGEQVQAVRTREFLEATIRRDVAVAYGQYRAAAEKLVLYTTQILPRAEANLQTVRAAYNAGEFSVFEVVNEQRRLNENVTNYNRVLEEYYTTLTALEAAVGAALPPSAFMPGSTSVLPDTRIVPRQFNREEFLKSINEDKTERIGLLNSTKPRIEEEKK; the protein is encoded by the coding sequence TTGGAAAGACTTCTGGCCGCTGACGCGGAATTGGTGCGGGTAACGGAAGCACGCTTAAACGAGGGCGATGTGGCACCGCTCGACCTGAATTTAGTCAAGGTCGAAAGCGATCGCCCCAAGATCCAAAGGATCGAAGCGAGAAACGAATTGGAAACTGCCTTGTTAAGGATTCGGACGTTGATCGGATCCGATGTCTCGGACCCGCTTCGCTTGGAGCCTCAGTCCGACCGGCCTCCACGCCTCGATCTGGGACTTAGCGAACTCACACAAAAGGCGTTGAGCGATCGCTCCGACTTACAGGCCGCGCGGATCGGCGAGCGGCTGGGAACCGCGAGGCTAAACCTGGCTCGGGCTCAGGCGGCTCCGGACATTACGCCATCAGTGCGTTTTTCGCGCACTAAAGCATTTACGGATCTGCCCGCATCAGCCGGCGGCGGAATTATCAACAGTCGCGACAACGAACTGACATTCGGCGTGTCGATAGATCTACCGGTGTCAAACCGTAATCAAGGCGGCATTGCCTCCGCTGTCGGCGAACAGGTTCAGGCGGTGCGGACACGTGAATTTTTAGAGGCGACGATACGGCGTGATGTCGCTGTTGCTTACGGCCAGTATCGGGCTGCGGCAGAAAAGCTGGTGCTGTACACAACTCAAATCCTGCCGAGAGCTGAGGCAAATCTACAGACTGTCCGAGCAGCCTACAACGCGGGCGAGTTTTCGGTGTTTGAGGTCGTTAACGAACAGCGTCGTTTGAACGAGAACGTTACGAATTACAACCGGGTTTTGGAAGAATACTACACGACCTTAACAGCACTCGAGGCAGCAGTCGGTGCGGCCCTGCCGCCATCCGCCTTCATGCCGGGATCGACATCGGTCCTCCCCGATACCAGGATAGTGCCGAGACAGTTTAACAGGGAAGAATTTTTGAAGTCGATCAACGAGGATAAAACCGAACGTATTGGATTACTAAACTCGACCAAACCAAGAATAGAAGAGGAGAAAAAATGA
- a CDS encoding radical SAM protein, which yields MSNKITFILEPDSGKLTAEVSGIPADLLIDLRDDLGTSQNLNCGKPMQGQSWEPGNLKDDRYYIWLHRIYHKSVVDGPGRRSVIQVAGCSIRCPGCYVPETHDRHNGKKVSISSVLDEILSRCHENDGVTILGGEPFDQSDSVAELVLRLNKLGSHIIVYTGNTIEYLSTKDDPSVTYILSHIDLLIDGPFESSLVAETGEYRGSANQRLIQQK from the coding sequence ATGAGTAATAAGATCACCTTCATACTCGAACCAGACAGTGGGAAACTTACCGCTGAAGTCTCAGGCATTCCCGCTGATCTACTGATCGATCTCAGAGACGACCTTGGAACTTCCCAAAATTTGAATTGCGGAAAGCCGATGCAAGGTCAGTCTTGGGAACCGGGTAACCTTAAGGATGATCGCTATTACATCTGGCTTCATCGCATATATCACAAGTCGGTGGTTGATGGTCCGGGTCGTCGGAGCGTGATTCAAGTTGCGGGTTGTTCAATTCGTTGTCCAGGTTGCTACGTTCCCGAAACTCACGATCGCCACAATGGCAAAAAGGTTTCTATTTCCTCAGTTCTCGATGAGATCCTTTCAAGATGCCATGAGAACGACGGTGTAACAATTCTCGGAGGCGAGCCTTTTGATCAATCTGATTCCGTGGCGGAACTTGTGTTGAGACTGAATAAACTTGGCTCCCACATTATCGTCTACACGGGCAATACTATCGAGTATTTATCTACAAAAGACGACCCTAGCGTCACCTATATTCTATCCCACATTGACTTGCTCATTGACGGTCCTTTTGAATCATCTCTAGTCGCTGAAACAGGGGAGTATCGAGGGTCAGCGAATCAGCGCTTGATACAGCAGAAATAG
- a CDS encoding ThiF family adenylyltransferase, whose protein sequence is MEIDLSFSQAAVVMPVEYNTLRFIVVGAGGTGSFVVPALARLIFELKEQQNKSAELLIVDPDIVEANNIPRSNFCFAEVGRYKAQTLAERVTTAWGIETSFSCESFDPEKHFKNSNSDYRSLSIIVGCVDNYRARREMHRALDEFRSYGESSRVWWIDGGNGKTSGQVLLGSTTKTLKPEQYFTGTSICRALPAPSLQHSDLLKPEKVEAKSDASCPERVRLGEQGLNVNQRVAVEMAEMLSSMLLTRTLKRFAVYFDLESGSTRSAYCTPSAVPDVHCNL, encoded by the coding sequence ATGGAAATCGATCTTAGCTTCTCGCAGGCCGCCGTTGTGATGCCTGTGGAATATAACACTCTTCGATTCATCGTTGTCGGTGCCGGTGGAACAGGCTCTTTTGTCGTTCCCGCTCTAGCCCGATTGATCTTCGAACTAAAGGAACAGCAGAACAAATCCGCAGAATTGCTGATCGTCGATCCAGATATAGTCGAAGCCAATAACATTCCGCGAAGCAATTTCTGTTTTGCAGAGGTCGGGCGATACAAAGCCCAGACGCTAGCAGAGCGGGTTACAACGGCATGGGGAATTGAAACAAGCTTCTCGTGCGAGAGTTTCGATCCGGAGAAACATTTCAAAAACTCGAACAGCGACTACAGGAGTCTGAGCATCATCGTCGGCTGCGTCGATAATTACCGAGCTCGCCGAGAGATGCATCGAGCACTTGACGAGTTTCGAAGTTACGGTGAATCGTCGAGGGTATGGTGGATAGACGGAGGAAACGGCAAGACATCGGGCCAGGTGCTGCTGGGCTCGACGACAAAGACACTCAAACCCGAGCAGTACTTTACGGGAACGAGTATCTGTCGGGCACTCCCGGCACCATCGCTTCAACATTCCGATCTTCTTAAGCCAGAAAAAGTTGAAGCCAAGAGCGATGCGTCGTGTCCCGAGCGCGTTCGACTAGGTGAGCAGGGGCTTAACGTGAATCAGCGAGTGGCGGTCGAAATGGCGGAGATGCTTTCGTCAATGCTTTTGACACGTACCCTCAAGCGATTTGCGGTCTATTTTGATCTGGAGAGCGGTAGTACTAGATCCGCCTACTGTACTCCATCAGCCGTGCCTGACGTTCACTGCAACTTGTAG
- a CDS encoding class I SAM-dependent methyltransferase → MDIGVGGGRTTQYLLPKAAEYTGLDYVPEFIERVKKKYQICNFIAGDARDLKEFEDESFDFALFSYNGIDAVLHEDRLKILNEINRVLKKGGIIMFSSHNRDYRHFRKPYWLTEPKFSLSFAKNLLSYIFFCRVICR, encoded by the coding sequence TTGGATATTGGAGTAGGAGGCGGCAGAACAACTCAATATCTGTTACCGAAGGCCGCTGAGTATACGGGCCTTGATTACGTGCCGGAATTCATTGAACGGGTTAAGAAGAAATATCAGATCTGTAATTTCATAGCGGGTGATGCGAGGGATTTGAAAGAGTTCGAGGATGAGAGCTTCGATTTTGCACTATTTTCTTACAACGGTATTGATGCCGTTTTGCACGAAGACAGACTCAAAATCTTGAATGAAATTAATCGCGTACTCAAGAAAGGCGGGATAATAATGTTTTCGAGCCATAACCGTGATTACCGACACTTTAGAAAACCGTATTGGCTTACTGAACCTAAATTTAGTTTATCGTTCGCAAAGAATCTACTGTCATACATTTTCTTTTGCCGCGTCATCTGCAGATGA
- a CDS encoding efflux RND transporter periplasmic adaptor subunit: MPKGTTITVPKESQLLFGIKTQLIDTRQITSGLKTTGVVRARPDAKGVVTAQVPGRIVLTQAVSLGSAVGSGEQIGYVEQVLDVSGQTELETQRLDVEAQQREVEARKLELRNTALALQSQQAQSRAAAQQARTRLAQAQRELRRSQNLLEVGAVPRKRVEEAQTAVKVIDDEVASADKQVVLLGDQIKSAQAGQAIFRSPTVRQPSRNFPLISPITGIIDQIKATSGQQVASGAELLNIVNLSTVLLEAQVFEKDLATVRESTRASFTSSALPGEVYTIGTADGDGRLVSIGQTVNDQTRTVPVIYEVKNPFNRLKDGNFIEITIDTSGNRQVLAVPKSAVVREQAETFVFIFDGGETFEKRQVALGAEGADFYEIVSGLKEGDRVVIEGVYQLRTTQAGE, from the coding sequence TTGCCGAAGGGAACGACGATCACCGTGCCGAAAGAATCGCAGCTTTTGTTTGGGATAAAGACTCAGTTGATCGACACGAGGCAAATTACGAGCGGTTTGAAAACCACGGGAGTAGTCAGGGCCCGACCGGACGCCAAAGGAGTCGTAACAGCACAGGTGCCGGGAAGGATCGTACTTACTCAGGCGGTATCTTTAGGTTCTGCTGTCGGTAGCGGTGAACAGATCGGATACGTTGAGCAGGTTCTGGACGTATCGGGACAGACAGAGCTTGAGACGCAAAGACTGGATGTCGAGGCACAGCAGCGGGAAGTTGAAGCTCGAAAGCTGGAATTGCGAAATACTGCACTCGCTCTTCAGTCGCAGCAGGCCCAAAGCAGAGCTGCGGCCCAGCAGGCGAGGACGCGACTCGCACAGGCGCAACGCGAGCTTCGAAGGTCGCAGAACCTTCTTGAGGTTGGAGCAGTGCCTCGAAAACGTGTCGAAGAAGCTCAAACAGCCGTTAAGGTAATCGACGATGAGGTAGCATCAGCCGATAAACAGGTTGTTTTATTGGGCGACCAGATCAAATCGGCACAGGCCGGGCAGGCCATTTTCCGCTCTCCTACAGTCAGACAGCCGTCGCGCAATTTCCCGTTAATATCGCCAATAACGGGAATAATCGATCAGATCAAGGCCACGAGCGGCCAGCAGGTTGCAAGCGGGGCCGAATTACTTAACATCGTCAATTTGTCCACCGTCCTTTTAGAAGCTCAGGTTTTTGAGAAAGATCTGGCCACGGTCCGCGAATCCACACGGGCAAGTTTTACCTCTTCGGCTCTGCCCGGCGAGGTCTACACAATTGGTACCGCTGATGGTGACGGACGCCTTGTCTCGATCGGTCAGACCGTAAATGATCAGACGCGGACCGTGCCTGTGATATATGAGGTCAAGAATCCCTTCAATCGGCTCAAGGATGGCAATTTTATCGAGATCACCATCGACACCAGCGGCAATAGGCAAGTTCTGGCCGTGCCGAAGTCAGCGGTCGTTCGTGAACAGGCAGAGACCTTTGTGTTTATCTTCGACGGCGGTGAGACCTTCGAGAAGCGTCAGGTTGCACTCGGAGCGGAAGGTGCGGATTTCTACGAGATTGTATCAGGACTAAAAGAAGGTGATCGCGTTGTCATTGAAGGGGTGTATCAGCTTCGCACTACGCAGGCGGGTGAGTAG
- a CDS encoding DUF1257 domain-containing protein produces the protein MSKYMTFESQSFPNRELLLEALAECGFASPTIGTDIPLEGWDKRDPQTADVVIRRRQVRGQSLLGDIGFRKSSKGYVAVIDDMDLSFRLGKDFIVRLQNSYHEAAARKMAKKLGGTLIKERIGKTLKIRIKY, from the coding sequence ATGAGCAAATATATGACCTTTGAATCCCAGTCATTCCCGAATCGCGAGTTGCTCCTCGAAGCATTAGCCGAATGTGGTTTCGCATCTCCGACTATAGGAACTGACATTCCTCTCGAAGGATGGGATAAGCGGGATCCACAAACAGCCGACGTCGTAATCAGGCGTCGGCAAGTACGGGGACAATCGCTTTTAGGAGATATCGGCTTCCGGAAATCGTCAAAAGGTTATGTCGCAGTCATTGATGATATGGATTTGTCGTTTCGCTTGGGGAAAGACTTTATTGTCCGACTTCAGAACAGCTATCACGAAGCAGCGGCAAGAAAAATGGCCAAGAAACTCGGCGGCACGCTTATTAAAGAACGAATCGGAAAAACTCTGAAAATAAGAATCAAATACTGA